The Raphanus sativus cultivar WK10039 chromosome 2, ASM80110v3, whole genome shotgun sequence genome includes a region encoding these proteins:
- the LOC108843364 gene encoding protein SEEDLING PLASTID DEVELOPMENT 1 isoform X2 translates to MLLGLRILNSQSLRLVGEFTNDNRAGISRTLHRISAIRNRKGEIIGLTCRVGRSVRGSANLLRDLVQDGNSLLLIGPPGVGKTTMIREVARMLGNDYDKRVMIVDTSNEIGGDGDIPHPGIGNARRMQVPNSDIQHKVLIEAVENHMPQVIVIDEIGTKLEAIAASTIAERGIQLVATAHGATIENLIKNPSLDLLVGGVQSVTLGDEEATRRGGTKTVLERKGPPTFTCGAEIVSKTEVRVHRSLEATVDALLAGRLPNVEIRKINSHGVEVIVEKKEPLMDVKILDKKHEEETLDVSRLTKDETISEVLPVEETTEAESTEHETPMYLYVYGIAESTVLQAIKTLEMEIAVEITDNISEAEALLALQSKIRKNPRIKSLATSHGIPVYVTKTSSGIQVAKAIRELLTDYEDGLGEFGSEDRPKLSEKMDALEEARLAIERIVIPEKEPVDLLPRPRKIVSFQGNLVRKYNLRSERHWRGDEVYLRILPYGMEEDRDDEDEDEEELEDENGGEVEEFGCVTDESSNGLPYGIDRLPLLPD, encoded by the exons ATGCTGTTAGGGTTAAGGATCTTGAATTCGCAGTCTCTCAGGTTG GTTGGTGAGTTTACTAACGATAACCGAGCTGGAATCAGCCGGACATTGCATCGTATCAGCGCCATAAGGAACCGAAAGGGAGAAATCATTGGCTTGACTTGCCGTGTTGGTCGATCCGTTAGAGGAAGCGCAAACTTGCTGCGTGACCTTGTCCAAGATGGGAACTCTTTGTTGCTTATCGGTCCACCAGGTGTCGGTAAGACCACAATGATAAG GGAGGTAGCACGAATGCTAGGGAATGACTATGATAAGAGAGTGATGATTGTTGATACTTCCAATGAGATTGGTGGTGATGGTGATATACCTCATCCTGGGATTGGTAATGCTAGGCGGATGCAAGTACCTAACTCCGACATACAACACAAG GTACTGATTGAAGCAGTAGAAAACCACATGCCCCAAGTGATTGTGATTGATGAGATTGGAACTAAACTTGAAGCTATAGCTGCAAGTACAATAGCAGAGCGTGGGATACAGTTAGTTGCCACGGCTCATGGAGCCACCATAGAGAATTTGATTAAGAACCCTTCGTTAGACCTCCTCGTTGGAGGTGTTCAG AGTGTTACACTTGGAGACGAGGAAGCGACCAGAAGAGGTGGCACGAAGACTGTCCTTGAAAGAAAAGGTCCACCGACATTTACCTGTGGTGCAGAGATAGTTTCAAAGACTGAAGTTCGTGTTCATCGTAGTCTTGAAGCAACTGTTGATGCTCTCCTCGCAG GTCGCTTACCAAACGTTGAAATCCGCAAAATAAACTCTCATGGAGTGGAAGTAATTGTAGAAAAGAAGGAACCTTTGATGGATGTGAAGATTTTAGACAAGAAACATGAAGAGGAAACGTTAGATGTTTCGAGGCTTACTAAAGATGAAACTATCTCTGAAGTCCTTCCAGTTGAGGAGACTACTGAAGCAGAATCAACAGAGCATGAGACACCGATGTATCTATATGTCTATGGG ATTGCAGAATCAACTGTCCTTCAGGCTATAAAAACACTAGAGATGGAGATTGCCGTAGAGATAACCGACAACATTAGTGAAGCAGAAGCGTTACTTGCATTGCAATCCAAGATCAGGAAGAATCCTCGGATTAAATCATTAGCTACATCTCATGGTATACCTGTTTATGTaacaaag ACTAGTTCAGGTATTCAAGTGGCCAAGGCGATACGGGAGTTACTAACAGATTATGAAGATGGACTAGGAGAGTTTGGATCAGAAGATCGTCCAAAACTTTCTGAAAAAATGGATGCCTTAGAG GAAGCAAGATTAGCGATAGAGCGGATAGTGATACCAGAGAAGGAACCAGTAGATCTTCTCCCAAGGCCGAGGAAGATCGTGTCATTTCAAGGCAACCTAGTCAGGAAGTATAATTTAAGATCAGAAAGACATTGGAGAGGAGATGAGGTGTATCTACGGATCCTCCCTTACGGTATGGAAGAAGACAGAGACgacgaagatgaagatgaggagGAGTTGGAAGACGAGAACGGAGGAGAGGTTGAGGAATTTGGTTGTGTCACAGACGAGTCGTCTAATGGTTTACCCTACGGTATCGACAGGTTACCTCTATTGCCTGactag
- the LOC108843364 gene encoding protein SEEDLING PLASTID DEVELOPMENT 1 isoform X1, which produces MLSLSLSNHVPPPLTLLSHQRSILRRSSLLFHQLFRNNLVSCSSSSSPGGVVVIPASSSSPIAVPESEDEEDSFDDELRRLLALVPEEIRRTLEEHPQISELIEVVLDLGRKPLARFPSGDFIISEDAVRVKDLEFAVSQVGEFTNDNRAGISRTLHRISAIRNRKGEIIGLTCRVGRSVRGSANLLRDLVQDGNSLLLIGPPGVGKTTMIREVARMLGNDYDKRVMIVDTSNEIGGDGDIPHPGIGNARRMQVPNSDIQHKVLIEAVENHMPQVIVIDEIGTKLEAIAASTIAERGIQLVATAHGATIENLIKNPSLDLLVGGVQSVTLGDEEATRRGGTKTVLERKGPPTFTCGAEIVSKTEVRVHRSLEATVDALLAGRLPNVEIRKINSHGVEVIVEKKEPLMDVKILDKKHEEETLDVSRLTKDETISEVLPVEETTEAESTEHETPMYLYVYGIAESTVLQAIKTLEMEIAVEITDNISEAEALLALQSKIRKNPRIKSLATSHGIPVYVTKTSSGIQVAKAIRELLTDYEDGLGEFGSEDRPKLSEKMDALEEARLAIERIVIPEKEPVDLLPRPRKIVSFQGNLVRKYNLRSERHWRGDEVYLRILPYGMEEDRDDEDEDEEELEDENGGEVEEFGCVTDESSNGLPYGIDRLPLLPD; this is translated from the exons ATGCTGAGCTTATCACTGAGCAATCATGTTCCTCCTCCATTAACGCTCTTAAGCCACCAACGGAGCATCCTACGCCGATCGTCTCTACTGTTTCACCAACTCTTCCGCAACAATCTCGTCTCTTGctcttcgtcttcttcaccTGGAGGAGTCGTTGTAATCCCCGCCTCCTCTTCGTCTCCAATCGCAGTTCCGGAATCAGAAGACGAGGAGGACAGCTTCGATGACGAATTACGCCGTCTGTTGGCGCTCGTACCGGAGGAGATACGACGGACGCTGGAGGAGCATCCTCAAATCAGCGAGCTCATAGAGGTAGTTTTGGATTTGGGGCGTAAGCCTCTGGCGCGATTCCCTTCCGGAGATTTTATCATCTCCGAGGATGCTGTTAGGGTTAAGGATCTTGAATTCGCAGTCTCTCAG GTTGGTGAGTTTACTAACGATAACCGAGCTGGAATCAGCCGGACATTGCATCGTATCAGCGCCATAAGGAACCGAAAGGGAGAAATCATTGGCTTGACTTGCCGTGTTGGTCGATCCGTTAGAGGAAGCGCAAACTTGCTGCGTGACCTTGTCCAAGATGGGAACTCTTTGTTGCTTATCGGTCCACCAGGTGTCGGTAAGACCACAATGATAAG GGAGGTAGCACGAATGCTAGGGAATGACTATGATAAGAGAGTGATGATTGTTGATACTTCCAATGAGATTGGTGGTGATGGTGATATACCTCATCCTGGGATTGGTAATGCTAGGCGGATGCAAGTACCTAACTCCGACATACAACACAAG GTACTGATTGAAGCAGTAGAAAACCACATGCCCCAAGTGATTGTGATTGATGAGATTGGAACTAAACTTGAAGCTATAGCTGCAAGTACAATAGCAGAGCGTGGGATACAGTTAGTTGCCACGGCTCATGGAGCCACCATAGAGAATTTGATTAAGAACCCTTCGTTAGACCTCCTCGTTGGAGGTGTTCAG AGTGTTACACTTGGAGACGAGGAAGCGACCAGAAGAGGTGGCACGAAGACTGTCCTTGAAAGAAAAGGTCCACCGACATTTACCTGTGGTGCAGAGATAGTTTCAAAGACTGAAGTTCGTGTTCATCGTAGTCTTGAAGCAACTGTTGATGCTCTCCTCGCAG GTCGCTTACCAAACGTTGAAATCCGCAAAATAAACTCTCATGGAGTGGAAGTAATTGTAGAAAAGAAGGAACCTTTGATGGATGTGAAGATTTTAGACAAGAAACATGAAGAGGAAACGTTAGATGTTTCGAGGCTTACTAAAGATGAAACTATCTCTGAAGTCCTTCCAGTTGAGGAGACTACTGAAGCAGAATCAACAGAGCATGAGACACCGATGTATCTATATGTCTATGGG ATTGCAGAATCAACTGTCCTTCAGGCTATAAAAACACTAGAGATGGAGATTGCCGTAGAGATAACCGACAACATTAGTGAAGCAGAAGCGTTACTTGCATTGCAATCCAAGATCAGGAAGAATCCTCGGATTAAATCATTAGCTACATCTCATGGTATACCTGTTTATGTaacaaag ACTAGTTCAGGTATTCAAGTGGCCAAGGCGATACGGGAGTTACTAACAGATTATGAAGATGGACTAGGAGAGTTTGGATCAGAAGATCGTCCAAAACTTTCTGAAAAAATGGATGCCTTAGAG GAAGCAAGATTAGCGATAGAGCGGATAGTGATACCAGAGAAGGAACCAGTAGATCTTCTCCCAAGGCCGAGGAAGATCGTGTCATTTCAAGGCAACCTAGTCAGGAAGTATAATTTAAGATCAGAAAGACATTGGAGAGGAGATGAGGTGTATCTACGGATCCTCCCTTACGGTATGGAAGAAGACAGAGACgacgaagatgaagatgaggagGAGTTGGAAGACGAGAACGGAGGAGAGGTTGAGGAATTTGGTTGTGTCACAGACGAGTCGTCTAATGGTTTACCCTACGGTATCGACAGGTTACCTCTATTGCCTGactag